The DNA window ACCTGGGCCATCGTGATGGCGCTCTGCACCCGGGTCTCGATGCCCTCCTTCTCCAGGAAGTCCTGGAGGGCGAGGCAGTTCATCACCGTGCCCAGCATGCCCATGTAGTCGGCGCGGGCCCGGTCCATGCCCCGCTTCTGCAGCTCGGCGCCGCGGAAGAAGTTGCCGCCGCCGACCACCACGGAAACCTGCACGCCGCGGCGCACCACGGTGGCGATCTGCCGGGCGATGGCCTGCACGACGTCGGGGTCGACGCCGATCGCGCCGCCGCCGAAGACCTCGCCGGAGAGCTTCAGCACCACCCGGCGGGCCCGACCGGGCGGCGGGGCGGTCGGGTCATCCGCCGCCAGGCTCCGGTCACTCACAACCTGCGTCATCCGACCCGCCCCTTCCGTCGCGCACCTCGTGGGCGCCGCGTACCGCGTACCTGCCGCTGCCGACCCTATGTGACGAGGAGGCCGCGGTGCCTGTCACGTACACCGGCGGCCTCCTCGTCGAAGTTTTCCCTGTGCCCGGGCGCGTCAAGCGCCCGTGCGGCGGCTCAGGCCTGACCGACCTCGAACCGCACGAAGCGGGTCACCTCGATGCCGGCGTCGGCCAGCAGCTGCTTCACCGTCTTCTTGTTGTCGGCGACCGAGGCCTGCTCCAGCAGGACGAAGTCCTTGAAGAAGGCGTTGACCCGGCCCTCGACGATCTTCGGCAGCGCCGCCTCGGGCTTGTTCTCCTCGCGGGCGGTCTGCTCGGCGATGCGCCGCTCGGACTCGACGGTCTCGGCCGGGACCTCGTCGCGGGTCAGGTACTTCGGCCGCATGGCGGCGATCTGCATGGCCACGCCGCGGGCGTCCGCGTCGCCGGCCTCGTCAGCCTTGCCGGAGTACTGCACCAGCACGCCGACCGCCGGGGGCAGGTCCTGGCTCTTGCGGTGCAGGTAGACCGCGGTGGTGCCGTCGAGCTTGGCGAAGCGGTTGAGCACCAGCTTCTCGCCGATCTTGGCGGACTGCTCCTGGATCAGGTCGGCCACGCTCTTGCCGTCGATGGTGCTGGCGAGCAGCTCCTCGGCGTTGGTCGCGCCGCTGGCCACACCGTGCTCGACCAGCTGCTGGGCCAGCGCGATGAAGGCGTCGTTCTTGGCGACGAAGTCGGTCTCGCAGTTGAGCTCGAGCAGCGCCTGGCCGGCGTGGGCGATGAGGCCGTTGGCGGCCGTGCGACCGGCCCGCTTGCCGACGTCCTTGGCGCCCTTGACGCGCAGGATCTCGATGGCCTTGTCGAAGTCGCCCTCGGCCTCGGTCAGCGCCTTCTTGGAGTCCATCATGCCGGCGCCGGTGAGGTCGCGGAGCTTCTTGACGTCCGCGGCGGTGAAGTTGGACATGACTCTCTCTTCGGTGTTTGAGACTGCGTTCGAATGTCTGGCTGCCGGTTACCCGGATCCGGGCCGGTTCTGCCCGGCGTACCCGTCGCGCCCCACCGACCGCGAAAACGGACGGTGGGGACGCGACGGCGAGATCACTCCGCGGCGGCGGTCGCCGGCTGCTCGGCGGTCGCGGGCTGCTCGGCGGCGGGCGCCGGCTGCTCGGCGGTGGCGGGCTGCTCGTCGGCCTTCTTCGGCTCCTCGAGCAGCTCGCGCTCCCACTCGGCCAGCGGCTCGTCGGCGCCGACCTGGCCCGGCTCCGGCTTCTCGTCGCCGCCACGGCCACGGCCGGAGCGGGCGATCAGACCGTCGGCCACGGCGGCGGCGACGACCTTGGTCAGCAGCTCGGCCGAGCGGATCGCGTCGTCGTTGCCCGGGATCGGGAAGTCGACCTCGTCCGGGTCGCAGTTGGTGTCGAGCACGGCGATCACCGGGATGCCCAGCTTGCGGGCCTCGTCGACGGCGATGTGCTCCTTCTTGGTGTCGACGATCCAGACCGCGGCCGGGAGCTTCTGCATGTCGCGGAGGCCACCGAGGGTCTTGGTCAGCTTCACCTTCTCGCGGGAGAGCTGCAGGGTCTCCTTCTTGGTGTAACCGGCGGCGGTGCCGCTCAGGTCACCCAGGGCCTCCAGCTCCTTCATCCGCTGCAGCCGCTTGTACACCGTCTGGAAGTTGGTCAGCATGCCGCCGAGCCAGCGGTGGTTCACGTACGGCTGGCCGACCCGGGTCGCCTGCTCGGCGATGGCCTCCTGGGCCTGCTTCTTGGTGCCGACGAAGAGGATGCTGCCGCCCCCGGCCACCGTGGTGCGCACGAACTCGTACGCCTTCTCGATGTAGTCGAGGGTCTGGCGCAGGTCGATGATGTAGATACCGTTGCGCTCGGTGAAGATGAAGCGCTTCATCTTCGGGTTCCAGCGCCGGGTCTGGTGCCCGAAGTGGACACCGCTCTCCAGCAGCTGACGCATGGTCACGACGGCCATGGTGGGTACTCCCTGTTTGTCCCTGGTTGTCCCGTCCGGCCGGCGGCCGGACGCCTGGCGCCCGGTCGCCGGCCATGATGGGCCCGATCAGGGATCGGGACCAGGGAGGCCGCCGCCCCACGAGATCCGTGGAGAGGGCGCGCGAGGTCGACCGCGCAAGGCGGTCGCCAGTCGACCAGTGTACGCCCCTTTCCCGCCCCCCGGTCCCGGGGTTCGGGAACGCCCATCCGGTCCCTTTTCGGGCACGCTTCGCACGGCGTGCCCGAGCCCTGCTGCCGAGGGCCACACGCGGACCGCCAGGCCGGCCGCCGGGGCCGGTCAGCGGGCGGCGAGGGCGGCGGCGAGGAAGAGCACCAGTCCGACGGTCAGGTAGGCGGTCGGCGGGCGGAGCCAGCCGCGGCTGCCGTCGGCGAGCGCCAGCCCTCCGGTGCGCAGCCCGTACAGGCCGGTGCCGAAGATCGGCAACCCGACCACCAGGAACGTGCCCACCACGACGTGCGAGGTGGAGACCGGGTCACCGACCAGGCCGCGCAGCAGCACCCGCAGCGCGGGGACCTCCAGGACCAGCACCATCACCGCGAGCAGCA is part of the Micromonospora halotolerans genome and encodes:
- the tsf gene encoding translation elongation factor Ts; translation: MSNFTAADVKKLRDLTGAGMMDSKKALTEAEGDFDKAIEILRVKGAKDVGKRAGRTAANGLIAHAGQALLELNCETDFVAKNDAFIALAQQLVEHGVASGATNAEELLASTIDGKSVADLIQEQSAKIGEKLVLNRFAKLDGTTAVYLHRKSQDLPPAVGVLVQYSGKADEAGDADARGVAMQIAAMRPKYLTRDEVPAETVESERRIAEQTAREENKPEAALPKIVEGRVNAFFKDFVLLEQASVADNKKTVKQLLADAGIEVTRFVRFEVGQA
- the rpsB gene encoding 30S ribosomal protein S2; translation: MAVVTMRQLLESGVHFGHQTRRWNPKMKRFIFTERNGIYIIDLRQTLDYIEKAYEFVRTTVAGGGSILFVGTKKQAQEAIAEQATRVGQPYVNHRWLGGMLTNFQTVYKRLQRMKELEALGDLSGTAAGYTKKETLQLSREKVKLTKTLGGLRDMQKLPAAVWIVDTKKEHIAVDEARKLGIPVIAVLDTNCDPDEVDFPIPGNDDAIRSAELLTKVVAAAVADGLIARSGRGRGGDEKPEPGQVGADEPLAEWERELLEEPKKADEQPATAEQPAPAAEQPATAEQPATAAAE